GCGATGCGCCGACGGCGATCAGCAGATCGCATTGCTCGACCGCGTCCCAAGCCGCGTCAAGCGTCTCCGGCGCAAGCGGTTCGCCGAACCACACCACATCGGGTCGCAAAAGAGCGCCGCAACCAGGACAGTGCGGCACCGTCCCGGCAAGAAGTTGAATAGCGAGCAAGTCGTCGCGGTTCGCGTAGGGATCATGTTCCTCCCATGCCGCATAGCCATCGCACACCGGGCAGATAATCGGCGGTTGCTCGGCGGCAAAAGCCACTTCCTCGTCCACAAATGACTTCAGTCGCAGCAGATTTCCGTGCAGTTCGATCACCTGCGAGCTGCCGGCGCGCTGATGCAGGTTGTCGATGTTCTGGGTGATTACCGTTACACGTATGCCGCGCTGCTCCAATTCTGCTATCGCTCGATGTCCGGCGTTTGGCGTCGCCGCATGCACCGCTTCGGCCAGATGCACATGCCAGTCCCACACCCGCTGCGGATGAGCACGAAAGGCCCATGGGGTAGCGATTTCCATCGGATCGGTATGCGACCACAGACCGGTCATGCGGTCGCGAAATGTCGGAATGCCACTTTCAGCAGACATGCCGGCACCGGTGAATACGACGCAACTTAAGCTGCAAGAAATTTCATCAAGTCGTTTGGGGCTAGCCATCATTCAACATCACCGGGACTTACTCTGCGTCCGCGAATAACTTGCGCGCATTCATCAGCATCACGCATAAGTTGAAATATTTCCTCTCGGATTTCAATAAGTTTCGCAAACGCTTTCGTGCTGGCTGGA
The DNA window shown above is from Calditrichota bacterium and carries:
- a CDS encoding NAD-dependent deacylase — translated: MASPKRLDEISCSLSCVVFTGAGMSAESGIPTFRDRMTGLWSHTDPMEIATPWAFRAHPQRVWDWHVHLAEAVHAATPNAGHRAIAELEQRGIRVTVITQNIDNLHQRAGSSQVIELHGNLLRLKSFVDEEVAFAAEQPPIICPVCDGYAAWEEHDPYANRDDLLAIQLLAGTVPHCPGCGALLRPDVVWFGEPLAPETLDAAWDAVEQCDLLIAVGASLEVEPAASLPWRALQKGTRVIEVNPAPTALAEHCHASFAGSAAAVLPTLFGSLWPAT